A window from Candidatus Bathyarchaeota archaeon encodes these proteins:
- a CDS encoding hydroxymethylglutaryl-CoA synthase — protein sequence MSSEPIERRVSYLGDRLKGSRCQICGKEYFEVRDYCSNCGRKSYGKMESNDLFFEKGTLELATFINEPTNKFMKLSNFVYGIVSFHDGKIRVPARLTDQLACSGKDIDLASLEGREVIPRFRRRYSVGKSDLVPTISLAFTLADEYYPHQEYKVVQPTKNYELPGIVGYGAYSSRFRIKDGGIERAVPFIDEDSVTAAVEAGKLALINSGLDSAWIGKVYAGSESNPYAVKPIAAKVAQVLKLGEEDGDVQGVDAVDTEFACKAASSMFKDACALVSYPKSGINYAMVIGADNSQAAPRGCPGGELDAFVGYGGAAYIFGKRDVIAEVEAWYSCTSDTPDFWRRDGEPHPSHGGRFTGDPAYHKHVRKAATKLMESNNLKASDLNYFVPHQPNPAFPMRIAKELGFKDEQFMPAIQMTKFGNTYSGASLIGLAAVLDIAKPDERILVTSYGSGAGSDAYLLRTTSQLLDKRSRQRITVKFQADNPFIEYIDYTTYRRLKQGM from the coding sequence ATGAGCAGTGAACCTATAGAACGCCGCGTATCATACCTTGGTGACCGCCTAAAGGGAAGCAGGTGCCAGATTTGCGGCAAGGAATACTTTGAAGTCCGTGACTACTGCAGTAACTGTGGCAGAAAAAGCTACGGGAAAATGGAAAGCAACGACCTCTTCTTCGAGAAAGGCACCCTTGAACTCGCCACGTTTATCAACGAACCCACCAACAAATTCATGAAGCTCTCGAACTTTGTCTACGGCATCGTTTCCTTTCATGATGGCAAAATCCGTGTTCCCGCACGCCTTACTGATCAACTTGCTTGCAGCGGGAAAGACATTGATTTAGCCAGTCTTGAAGGTCGAGAAGTTATCCCCCGCTTCCGCAGACGCTACTCCGTGGGCAAAAGTGATCTTGTGCCCACGATATCGTTAGCCTTTACCTTGGCTGATGAGTATTATCCGCATCAGGAATACAAGGTTGTGCAGCCCACTAAAAACTACGAGTTACCCGGCATCGTCGGTTACGGCGCTTATTCGTCGCGTTTCCGCATAAAAGACGGCGGCATAGAACGTGCGGTGCCCTTTATTGATGAGGACTCTGTGACTGCCGCTGTTGAAGCAGGCAAATTGGCTCTGATTAACTCAGGGTTGGATAGCGCGTGGATAGGCAAAGTCTACGCAGGTTCCGAATCAAACCCATACGCAGTTAAACCCATAGCCGCCAAGGTTGCGCAAGTCCTCAAACTCGGAGAGGAAGATGGCGATGTACAGGGTGTTGATGCAGTGGACACTGAATTCGCGTGCAAAGCGGCTTCGAGCATGTTCAAAGACGCTTGCGCATTGGTAAGTTATCCCAAGTCAGGCATTAATTACGCGATGGTTATTGGCGCCGACAACTCTCAGGCGGCTCCTCGTGGTTGCCCTGGAGGCGAATTGGACGCTTTTGTGGGATACGGCGGGGCAGCGTACATCTTTGGCAAACGCGATGTAATCGCGGAAGTTGAGGCATGGTATAGCTGTACCTCCGACACCCCAGACTTTTGGCGTCGTGACGGCGAACCCCATCCAAGCCACGGAGGCCGATTCACCGGCGACCCCGCCTATCATAAGCATGTTCGTAAAGCTGCGACCAAGCTTATGGAGAGCAACAACCTCAAAGCCAGCGACCTCAACTACTTCGTGCCGCACCAGCCGAACCCTGCGTTCCCGATGCGAATCGCCAAGGAACTCGGGTTTAAAGATGAGCAGTTTATGCCTGCGATTCAAATGACAAAATTCGGCAACACCTACAGCGGCGCATCCCTGATTGGGTTAGCCGCGGTTCTCGACATCGCAAAACCCGATGAGCGTATCTTGGTGACGAGTTATGGTTCAGGCGCAGGCAGCGACGCATATCTGCTTCGTACGACGAGTCAGTTGCTTGATAAACGCAGCCGCCAACGCATCACAGTCAAGTTCCAAGCCGACAACCCATTCATCGAATACATCGACTACACCACCTATCGACGACTAAAACAGGGCATGTAA